The Microbulbifer sp. YPW1 genome contains a region encoding:
- a CDS encoding RimK family protein, with translation MSQVLIVIDEPDDWAPYYPSERVITFADYLALPARQQRVRVINLCASYDYRGEGYYCSLLAEARSHNVLPSVRTLNDLALPQLYKLQLSQALPVLAKLPLPAAGSERVVKSYFGRCADPALQPLARALFDRFACPVLEIHLRADPQWEIVELKICSHRELNEAEETEFAEALDNFSNKVWRQHKKPGNSRYDLAILVNPEEKLPPSDAAAIKKFIGAGRELGLSVELIGPGDYMRLSEFDGLFIRETTAIDHHTYRFAKKAEAEGLVVLDDPTSILRCTNKIYLADLFRNNKVPAPRTCILRRGDEAGLKVALEELGLPMVVKIPDGSFSRGVVKVKTEEELHQQLELLFAESSLLLAQEFLYTEFDWRIGVLDNKPLYACRYYMAKNHWQIYNHGSKKNVSGGFTTLPTFEVPKPVLQAALKATRPIGNGFYGVDVKESTGKGYVIEVNDNPSIDSGVEDKYLGKELYRLILQEFIRRLDARKAGQE, from the coding sequence ATGTCCCAGGTCCTTATTGTGATCGACGAGCCCGACGACTGGGCTCCCTACTACCCCAGCGAGCGGGTCATCACCTTTGCCGATTACCTGGCTCTGCCGGCACGCCAGCAACGGGTGCGGGTAATTAACCTGTGTGCCAGCTACGACTACCGCGGCGAGGGCTACTACTGTTCGCTGCTCGCCGAGGCGCGCAGTCACAATGTGCTGCCCAGCGTGCGCACCCTAAACGACCTGGCCCTGCCGCAGCTGTACAAGCTGCAGCTGTCCCAGGCACTGCCGGTACTGGCGAAACTGCCGCTGCCCGCCGCGGGTTCCGAGCGGGTGGTGAAGTCCTATTTTGGGCGCTGCGCGGACCCGGCACTGCAGCCGCTGGCGCGGGCGCTGTTCGACCGTTTTGCCTGCCCGGTGCTGGAAATCCACCTGCGCGCAGACCCCCAGTGGGAAATTGTCGAGCTGAAAATCTGCTCCCACCGCGAGCTGAACGAGGCCGAGGAAACCGAGTTTGCCGAGGCTCTGGATAACTTCAGCAACAAGGTCTGGCGCCAGCATAAAAAGCCTGGCAACAGTCGCTACGACCTGGCGATCCTGGTGAATCCGGAAGAGAAACTGCCGCCGTCCGACGCGGCGGCGATCAAGAAATTTATCGGTGCCGGACGCGAGCTGGGTTTGTCGGTAGAGCTGATTGGCCCCGGGGATTACATGCGCCTGTCGGAGTTCGACGGGCTGTTTATCCGCGAGACCACCGCCATCGATCACCATACCTATCGCTTCGCTAAAAAAGCCGAGGCTGAGGGGCTGGTGGTACTGGACGATCCTACGAGTATTCTGCGCTGTACCAACAAGATCTACCTGGCGGATCTGTTCCGCAACAACAAGGTCCCGGCACCGCGCACCTGTATTCTGCGCCGCGGCGATGAGGCGGGGCTGAAGGTGGCGCTGGAGGAGCTGGGCCTGCCGATGGTGGTGAAAATCCCCGATGGCTCTTTCTCCCGCGGCGTGGTGAAAGTGAAAACGGAAGAGGAGCTGCATCAGCAACTGGAATTGTTGTTCGCAGAATCCAGCCTGCTGCTGGCCCAGGAATTCCTGTACACGGAGTTCGACTGGCGCATTGGTGTGCTCGACAACAAGCCGCTGTATGCCTGCCGTTATTACATGGCCAAAAATCACTGGCAGATCTACAACCACGGCAGCAAGAAAAATGTCAGCGGCGGATTTACCACTCTGCCAACATTTGAAGTGCCCAAGCCGGTATTGCAGGCCGCCCTGAAGGCCACCCGTCCCATCGGCAACGGTTTTTACGGCGTGGACGTGAAGGAATCCACGGGCAAGGGGTATGTCATCGAGGTGAACGACAACCCGTCCATCGACAGCGGGGTGGAAGACAAATATCTGGGCAAGGAACTCTACCGGCTGATCCTGCAGGAATTTATCCGTCGCCTGGACGCGCGCAAGGCGGGACAGGAATAA
- a CDS encoding GNAT family N-acetyltransferase/peptidase C39 family protein has protein sequence MPHRSPTPNAVVQLQIRAAEIRDLDPLCRLEEASFSGDRLSRRRLRHWLKTDNRVFLVAEHDGALLGYALVLLRRGTRLARLYSIAVGTAGRGKGIGKALLMAAEDASSRAGRLYMRLEVAEQNSAAIGLYQQLGYRTFGSYSNYYEDAGNALRMQKRIRYRPENLHTAEVPWYGQRTEFTCGPAAAMMAMAGLDPDYVPNGSDELTLWREATTIFMTSGTGGCHPIGLALAMQKRGFACEVYLNQSSPLFLDSVRSAEKKTVIEQVDADYRRQARDTGLPVIAQDFTQEQCQQWLEEGALVLLLISTYRLDGKKVPHWVTLTGMDDACFYVHDPDVDDEDNPLDSQYLPIARDAFSQMSLFGKDRLRTAVVVRKS, from the coding sequence ATGCCACACCGCTCCCCCACCCCGAATGCTGTCGTACAGCTGCAGATTCGTGCAGCCGAAATCCGCGATCTGGACCCGTTGTGCCGGCTGGAAGAAGCCAGCTTCAGCGGCGACCGACTCAGCCGCCGCCGCTTGCGCCACTGGCTCAAAACCGACAACAGGGTCTTCCTGGTCGCGGAACACGATGGCGCGCTGCTGGGCTACGCCCTGGTATTGCTGCGCCGTGGCACCCGTCTGGCGCGCCTGTACTCTATTGCGGTCGGCACAGCCGGGCGCGGCAAGGGTATCGGCAAGGCACTGTTGATGGCGGCCGAGGATGCCAGCAGCCGCGCCGGCCGCCTGTATATGCGCTTGGAAGTGGCGGAGCAGAACAGCGCCGCCATCGGTTTGTACCAGCAGCTGGGGTACCGCACCTTCGGCAGCTATAGCAATTACTACGAGGACGCCGGCAACGCCCTGCGCATGCAGAAGCGCATCCGCTATCGCCCGGAAAACCTGCACACCGCGGAAGTGCCCTGGTACGGACAGCGCACCGAGTTCACCTGCGGCCCGGCGGCGGCGATGATGGCCATGGCCGGGCTGGATCCCGACTATGTTCCCAACGGCAGCGATGAACTGACCCTGTGGCGGGAAGCCACCACCATTTTCATGACCTCCGGCACCGGCGGCTGTCATCCCATCGGGCTGGCACTGGCGATGCAGAAGCGCGGCTTTGCCTGCGAGGTGTACCTGAACCAGTCGAGTCCGCTATTTCTCGACAGCGTGCGCAGCGCGGAAAAAAAGACGGTCATCGAACAGGTGGATGCGGACTATCGCCGGCAGGCCAGGGATACCGGCCTGCCGGTAATCGCGCAAGACTTTACCCAGGAACAGTGCCAGCAGTGGCTGGAGGAAGGTGCGCTGGTGTTATTGCTGATCAGTACCTACCGGCTGGACGGCAAGAAAGTACCCCACTGGGTAACCCTGACCGGAATGGACGACGCCTGCTTTTACGTGCACGACCCGGACGTGGACGACGAGGACAACCCGCTGGACAGCCAGTACCTGCCCATCGCCCGCGATGCGTTTTCGCAGATGTCACTGTTCGGCAAGGACCGGCTGCGCACCGCGGTGGTGGTCAGGAAAAGCTGA
- a CDS encoding M28 family metallopeptidase yields the protein MRINHFTRRFLAAGALAALLSTGIISCVSTGAFAPIPSADMERMRADIEYLSADALAGRKTGSRGYQQAAQHVADRFAELGLRSITGDDYFQQVPFREARWGGHQATLMLHGRDGDITFEMGADFLAKPPTIGEDTVTSAGLVFVGYGVEAPEFGFDDYAGLDVQGKIVVVLDGRPPQLPNEVGAHYASGRTKRETAARHGAVGYINLNTPALEARRSFARSGEHIQEPTFDWLRADDIPGNAIPGMHPGVVLDMPAARQLFMGAQRSLDTIFTEMDNGVVPRGFALPYSATLTSGGEHRKVVSPNVVGLLPGSDPGLRDEYVVFTAHLDHIGMDAAGSGEGDVHDQLNPDRINNGAQDNAAGIAVMLEVARMFAESGRAPRRSILFVAVTAEEEGLLGSDYFARHPPVPPRSMVANINLDMPMLLYPFRDVIAFGAEHSSLGKSAARAAQRAGLKLSPDPMPEQVIFVRSDHYSFVRQGVPSIYLISGREAIDKNIDGTQAQLDFLIGRYHRPEDEADEQISYIAAQQFAEVNFAIAWDVADAERKPYWNRGDFFGELFAGEN from the coding sequence ATGCGAATCAATCACTTCACCCGCCGCTTCCTTGCGGCGGGCGCCCTGGCTGCACTGCTCAGCACCGGCATTATTTCCTGCGTCAGCACCGGGGCATTCGCGCCCATCCCCAGCGCGGATATGGAGCGCATGCGCGCGGATATAGAGTACCTTTCCGCCGACGCCCTCGCCGGGCGCAAGACCGGCAGCCGCGGTTATCAACAGGCCGCTCAGCACGTGGCCGACCGTTTTGCCGAACTGGGCCTGAGGTCGATTACCGGCGATGACTACTTCCAGCAGGTGCCGTTTCGCGAGGCGCGCTGGGGCGGGCACCAGGCGACCCTGATGTTGCACGGCCGCGATGGGGATATCACCTTCGAAATGGGCGCTGACTTTCTCGCCAAACCACCTACCATCGGCGAGGACACCGTCACCTCCGCGGGGCTGGTGTTCGTCGGCTACGGCGTTGAAGCGCCGGAATTCGGATTCGACGATTACGCCGGATTGGATGTGCAGGGCAAAATCGTAGTAGTGCTGGATGGCCGCCCGCCGCAGCTTCCCAACGAAGTGGGCGCCCACTATGCCTCCGGGCGTACCAAGCGGGAAACCGCCGCCCGTCACGGTGCGGTTGGTTATATCAACCTCAATACTCCGGCGCTGGAAGCGCGGCGTTCGTTTGCCCGCTCTGGCGAACATATCCAGGAGCCGACTTTCGACTGGTTGCGTGCGGACGATATACCGGGCAACGCCATTCCCGGTATGCACCCCGGCGTTGTGCTGGATATGCCCGCCGCGCGCCAGCTGTTTATGGGTGCGCAGCGCAGTCTCGATACCATTTTTACCGAGATGGACAATGGCGTAGTGCCCAGGGGCTTCGCGCTGCCCTACAGCGCGACCCTCACCAGTGGTGGCGAACACCGCAAGGTAGTCAGCCCCAACGTGGTCGGCCTGCTGCCGGGGAGTGATCCCGGGTTGCGCGACGAGTATGTGGTGTTCACTGCCCATCTCGACCACATCGGGATGGATGCCGCTGGGTCGGGGGAGGGCGATGTCCACGATCAGTTAAACCCGGACCGAATCAATAACGGTGCCCAGGACAACGCCGCCGGCATCGCGGTGATGCTGGAGGTGGCGCGCATGTTTGCGGAGTCCGGTCGCGCACCGCGTCGCTCGATCCTGTTTGTGGCGGTGACTGCAGAGGAAGAGGGCCTGCTGGGTTCCGACTACTTTGCCCGGCACCCACCGGTGCCGCCCCGGTCGATGGTGGCAAACATCAATCTGGATATGCCCATGCTGTTGTATCCGTTCCGCGACGTGATCGCGTTCGGTGCCGAACACTCCAGCCTGGGCAAAAGTGCCGCGCGCGCCGCACAGCGGGCGGGCCTCAAGCTGAGCCCGGACCCGATGCCGGAGCAGGTGATTTTCGTGCGCAGCGACCACTACAGCTTTGTGCGCCAGGGGGTGCCGTCGATCTACCTGATCAGCGGGCGCGAGGCGATCGACAAGAACATTGATGGCACCCAGGCGCAGCTCGATTTTCTGATTGGCCGCTACCACCGCCCGGAAGACGAGGCGGACGAACAGATCAGCTATATCGCCGCGCAGCAGTTTGCCGAGGTGAATTTCGCGATTGCCTGGGATGTGGCCGATGCGGAGCGCAAGCCATACTGGAACCGCGGGGATTTCTTCGGCGAATTGTTTGCTGGGGAAAACTAG
- a CDS encoding ACT domain-containing protein has product MNAQVKIDQLLQRLTPILNREQLVMCQLDEAQLRTLLQECLCIFREREGICALLPKDVAERESLPEDGSYRQITLQYTGGLQVPGLAATIVRELADAGIQANVVSARCHEHLLVSEHDAKQAMQVLYGISNRLQYS; this is encoded by the coding sequence ATGAATGCCCAGGTAAAAATCGACCAGTTGTTACAGCGCCTCACCCCGATTCTGAACCGTGAGCAGCTGGTGATGTGTCAGCTGGATGAAGCCCAGTTGCGCACATTGTTGCAGGAGTGCCTGTGTATCTTCCGCGAGCGCGAGGGTATCTGCGCGCTGCTGCCCAAGGACGTTGCCGAGCGCGAATCACTGCCGGAAGACGGCAGTTACCGCCAGATTACCCTGCAGTACACCGGCGGCCTGCAGGTGCCGGGACTCGCCGCCACCATCGTGCGCGAACTGGCAGACGCCGGTATCCAGGCCAATGTGGTATCGGCGCGCTGTCACGAGCATCTGCTGGTCAGCGAGCATGACGCCAAGCAGGCCATGCAGGTTCTGTACGGTATCAGCAATCGATTGCAGTACAGCTGA
- a CDS encoding cytochrome c: protein MPRTPKTPLLILLLATLLGGGAAWAQPTADKETQNTAARAVSLLSFVAVDYPEAVSDDGDGMRDRSLYRQLQGNVEVAASLLEKLPEKPGRNQLQRTLQDLAAEIESRAPPAQVRQRANAAADRFAALYQLPRSPAEPLPSAQEARALYQDRCRNCHGENGDAPQAERKLTDPARMANLSLYDFYNVLEPTRNDAHNRDIDGDLSSRERWALAVMVAGFAAPEMAPSARRAQEYPALVGLPGMAVLRPVELPDEARDALMWWRAHPQETAHLQHPLARAAGLLYLGQAAYRGGDSASAYHQLMLGLREGYAQARPQLAERNPALTAQLDQQWQELRQSILDRAPSNEIIEQFQRLQANVVRAREQLQPTSGSAIYAWAVFFLVIALGVGGLLWYRLRRPRGKTGTS from the coding sequence ATGCCGAGAACGCCGAAAACCCCGCTGCTGATACTGTTGCTTGCCACCTTGCTGGGTGGGGGCGCGGCGTGGGCGCAGCCCACTGCAGACAAGGAAACCCAGAATACCGCGGCGCGCGCGGTGAGCCTGCTGTCCTTTGTTGCCGTGGATTATCCGGAGGCGGTCAGTGACGATGGGGACGGGATGCGGGATCGCAGCCTGTATCGTCAATTGCAGGGCAATGTGGAGGTGGCTGCGTCGCTGCTGGAAAAGCTGCCCGAAAAGCCCGGCCGCAATCAGCTGCAGCGCACCCTGCAAGACCTCGCCGCGGAGATTGAAAGCCGCGCGCCGCCGGCACAGGTACGCCAGCGCGCAAACGCCGCGGCGGATCGCTTTGCGGCGCTCTACCAGCTGCCGCGCTCGCCGGCAGAGCCGCTGCCGTCGGCGCAAGAGGCGCGCGCGCTGTACCAGGATCGCTGCCGCAACTGTCACGGCGAAAACGGGGATGCACCGCAGGCGGAGCGCAAGCTGACCGATCCCGCACGCATGGCAAACCTGAGTCTGTACGATTTCTATAACGTGCTCGAGCCCACGCGCAACGACGCCCACAACCGTGACATCGATGGCGATCTCAGCAGTCGCGAGCGCTGGGCTCTGGCGGTGATGGTGGCGGGTTTTGCCGCGCCGGAGATGGCGCCGTCAGCGCGCCGCGCGCAGGAATATCCGGCGCTGGTGGGGCTGCCGGGAATGGCGGTACTGCGGCCGGTGGAACTGCCCGACGAAGCCCGTGACGCGCTGATGTGGTGGCGCGCGCACCCGCAGGAGACCGCGCATCTGCAACACCCACTGGCGCGGGCCGCCGGGCTGCTGTACCTGGGGCAGGCGGCCTATCGCGGCGGCGATTCCGCGAGTGCCTATCACCAGTTGATGCTCGGCCTGCGCGAGGGCTACGCCCAGGCCCGTCCGCAGCTGGCCGAGCGCAACCCGGCGCTCACCGCCCAGCTCGACCAGCAGTGGCAGGAACTGCGCCAGTCCATCCTCGACCGCGCCCCGAGCAATGAAATCATCGAACAGTTCCAGCGTCTGCAGGCCAACGTGGTGCGCGCGCGGGAACAGTTACAGCCCACCTCTGGCAGCGCAATCTACGCGTGGGCGGTGTTTTTCCTGGTGATCGCCCTCGGGGTTGGCGGGCTTTTGTGGTACAGATTGCGCCGCCCCAGGGGCAAAACCGGAACTTCGTAG
- a CDS encoding thiol:disulfide interchange protein DsbA/DsbL, translating to MRAVVALFTMLLSLAACAQDTPGKFKAGEYYEVLPQAVAQDDDSKIEVTELFWYGCGHCYHFEGPLKKWQKTMPADVALKKIPAIWQPVMEVHARMFYVADAMGVLDKVHDPIFGAIAQQRKMFADRNGREWTPDESAIAAMFTNNGADGDKAVKLMNSFAINSKIKQGQAKQRAYKLSGTPEMVVAGKYRVSTSLPGFKGKSNGQELMLEVVDYLVEKERAEKG from the coding sequence ATGAGAGCCGTCGTTGCACTGTTCACCATGCTGCTGAGCCTCGCAGCCTGTGCCCAGGATACCCCGGGAAAATTCAAAGCGGGCGAGTACTACGAAGTGCTGCCCCAGGCCGTCGCCCAGGATGACGACAGCAAAATCGAAGTCACCGAACTGTTCTGGTACGGCTGTGGCCACTGCTACCACTTTGAAGGACCGCTGAAAAAGTGGCAGAAAACCATGCCTGCGGATGTCGCACTGAAGAAGATCCCGGCAATCTGGCAGCCGGTAATGGAAGTGCACGCGCGTATGTTCTACGTGGCGGACGCCATGGGCGTGCTGGACAAGGTGCACGACCCGATCTTTGGTGCCATCGCCCAGCAGCGCAAAATGTTCGCCGACCGCAACGGCCGTGAGTGGACCCCGGACGAAAGCGCCATTGCCGCCATGTTCACCAACAATGGTGCCGACGGTGACAAAGCGGTGAAGCTGATGAACTCCTTCGCCATCAACAGCAAGATCAAGCAGGGCCAGGCCAAGCAGCGCGCCTACAAGCTTTCCGGCACCCCGGAAATGGTTGTGGCCGGCAAGTACCGTGTCAGCACCTCGCTGCCGGGCTTCAAAGGCAAGTCCAACGGTCAGGAGCTGATGCTGGAAGTTGTCGACTATCTGGTCGAGAAAGAGCGCGCGGAAAAGGGCTGA
- a CDS encoding cytochrome c has translation MNSIIKKAALALGMVAFAQVGHAAGDATAGQTKAAACAACHGADGNSPAPTFPKIAGLGEKYLLKQLHDIKSGERKVPEMTGQLDNMSDQDMADIAAYFAAQNIQISGSEAFSVMLNNGDNVDGLALGRKIFRAGNPSSGVPACMGCHSPTGQGNAPAGYPRLSGQYAQYVEKQLKAFREGARNNDGDTRVMRSVAKQLSDAEIKAVANYVAGLTE, from the coding sequence ATGAACAGCATTATAAAGAAGGCCGCTCTGGCTTTGGGGATGGTGGCATTTGCTCAGGTGGGCCACGCCGCCGGTGACGCCACTGCGGGGCAAACCAAGGCTGCCGCCTGTGCCGCCTGTCACGGTGCGGACGGCAACAGCCCGGCGCCGACCTTTCCAAAAATCGCCGGTCTCGGCGAGAAATACCTGCTCAAGCAGCTGCACGACATCAAGAGCGGTGAGCGCAAGGTACCAGAGATGACCGGCCAGCTCGACAACATGAGCGACCAGGACATGGCGGACATCGCCGCCTACTTCGCCGCCCAGAATATCCAGATCTCCGGCTCCGAGGCATTCTCGGTCATGCTGAACAACGGCGATAACGTCGACGGTCTGGCCCTGGGGCGCAAGATTTTCCGTGCAGGCAACCCAAGCTCCGGTGTGCCGGCGTGTATGGGATGTCACTCTCCCACCGGCCAGGGCAACGCTCCTGCGGGTTATCCGCGCCTGTCCGGTCAGTACGCACAGTACGTCGAGAAGCAGCTGAAGGCTTTCCGCGAAGGTGCGCGTAACAACGATGGCGACACCCGCGTAATGCGCAGTGTAGCCAAGCAGCTGTCCGACGCCGAGATCAAGGCTGTGGCCAACTACGTTGCGGGCCTCACCGAGTAA
- the yihA gene encoding ribosome biogenesis GTP-binding protein YihA/YsxC has product MSESNVERINYRRAEFLISAPTLAECPEDSGAEVAFAGRSNAGKSSAINALTGNGKLARTSKTPGRTQLINFFSLSEQQRLVDLPGYGYAKVARSMKDEWQRHLAFYLEQRRCLKGLVLLMDIRQPLKEFDLHMLTWAVNAGLPAHILLTKADKLKNGPANNTRFAVEKELKELELDKNVTVQIFSAPKRKGLDKLEARLNQWLTLAPEDMETDVDGDDSGEDDND; this is encoded by the coding sequence ATGTCTGAATCCAATGTAGAACGAATCAATTACCGTCGCGCCGAATTTCTGATCAGCGCCCCCACCCTGGCGGAGTGTCCGGAAGATTCCGGCGCCGAAGTGGCCTTTGCCGGACGCTCCAATGCCGGCAAATCCAGCGCCATCAACGCCCTGACCGGCAACGGCAAGCTCGCGCGCACCTCCAAGACCCCGGGGCGCACCCAGCTGATCAACTTTTTCAGCCTGAGCGAACAGCAGCGGCTGGTGGATCTGCCGGGCTACGGTTACGCCAAGGTAGCCCGCTCCATGAAGGACGAGTGGCAGCGCCACCTGGCGTTCTATCTGGAACAGCGCCGCTGCCTCAAGGGGCTGGTGCTGTTAATGGATATCCGGCAACCACTAAAAGAGTTTGACCTGCATATGCTCACCTGGGCGGTGAATGCCGGCCTGCCCGCGCACATCCTGCTGACCAAGGCGGACAAACTGAAGAACGGCCCCGCCAACAATACCCGTTTCGCGGTGGAAAAGGAGCTGAAGGAGCTGGAACTGGACAAAAATGTCACAGTTCAGATTTTTTCAGCGCCGAAACGCAAGGGACTGGACAAGCTCGAGGCGCGCCTCAACCAGTGGCTGACACTGGCGCCGGAAGATATGGAAACAGATGTCGATGGCGACGACTCTGGCGAGGACGACAACGACTAA
- the polA gene encoding DNA polymerase I, with the protein MSNDKTSSAPLILVDGSSYLYRAFHALPPLATSSGQPTGAVRGVISMLRKHLKEHPDSPVVVVFDAKGKTFRDELFEEYKSHRPPMPDDLRAQIQPIHDIIDAMGLPRLVIDGVEADDVIGTLALQAADKGMDVIISTGDKDMAQLVRPGVTLVNTMSNTVLDVEGVKEKFGVGPELIIDFLALMGDKADNIPGVPGVGEKTALALLQGLGSLKDIYADLDAIAPLGFRGSKTLAKKMQEHKDAADMSYVLATIKTDVEMDYKPESLANAEPDTDKLREMFSELEFRSWVEELGGDGDAETAAEALAVERNYSIILDEKELDGWLEKLAKAEVFAFDTETTSLNYMQAKLVGVSFAVEAGEAAYLPLAHDYMGAPQQVDFDAALAKLKPLLEDENVHKVGQNLKYDSHILANYDIELRGIARDTMLESYVLNSTASRHDMDSLAQKYLGESTVKFEDIAGKGAKQLTFNQIELDKAGPYAAEDADITLRLHQDLSGRLAKEPSLEKVLDEIEMPLVPVLVHIERNGAYIDAAMLKKQSVELEEKMRELEQQAYEEAGEEFNLGSTKQLGAILFEKLEIPVIKKTPKGAPSTAEPVLQELALSHKLPALIMQYRGMAKLKNTYTDKLPQMIDPATGRVHTSYHQAVAATGRLSSSDPNLQNIPIRTEEGRRIRQAFVADPRINGGSVIVAADYSQIELRIMAHLSGDKGLLDAFAAGADIHRATAAEVFEVSADDVSDEQRRRAKAINFGLIYGMSAFGLAKQLDIPRADAQTYIDRYFERYPGVLEYMENTRKQAADKGYVETLFGRRLYLPEINSRNGMQRQAAERTAINAPMQGSAADIIKRAMIAVDAWLRDEGLKSRLIMQVHDELVLEVPADERDLVVKRIPELMQAAAELDVPLIADLGEGANWDEAH; encoded by the coding sequence ATGAGTAACGACAAGACTTCTTCCGCGCCATTGATCCTGGTCGATGGATCCTCCTACCTGTATCGCGCCTTCCACGCACTGCCCCCCCTGGCGACCAGCAGTGGCCAGCCCACCGGCGCGGTGCGCGGTGTGATTTCCATGTTGCGCAAACATCTCAAGGAGCACCCGGACAGCCCGGTAGTGGTGGTTTTTGATGCCAAGGGAAAAACTTTCCGCGACGAACTGTTCGAGGAATACAAATCCCACCGACCGCCGATGCCGGATGACCTGCGCGCACAGATCCAGCCCATCCACGACATCATCGATGCCATGGGGCTGCCGCGACTGGTAATCGACGGGGTCGAGGCGGACGATGTGATCGGCACCCTGGCTCTGCAGGCTGCCGACAAGGGCATGGATGTGATCATCTCCACCGGCGACAAGGACATGGCCCAGCTGGTGCGCCCGGGCGTAACCCTGGTGAATACCATGTCCAACACGGTGCTGGATGTGGAGGGCGTGAAAGAAAAGTTTGGTGTGGGCCCGGAACTGATCATCGACTTCCTCGCGCTCATGGGAGACAAGGCCGATAACATTCCCGGCGTGCCGGGTGTGGGCGAGAAGACCGCGCTGGCACTGCTTCAGGGGCTCGGCAGCCTGAAGGACATCTACGCCGACCTCGACGCCATCGCGCCGCTCGGCTTTCGCGGTTCCAAAACCCTGGCCAAGAAAATGCAGGAGCACAAAGACGCGGCGGATATGTCCTACGTGCTCGCCACCATCAAGACTGACGTGGAGATGGACTACAAACCGGAGTCCCTCGCCAACGCCGAACCGGATACCGACAAACTGCGGGAGATGTTCAGCGAGCTGGAATTCCGCAGCTGGGTGGAGGAGCTGGGGGGTGATGGCGATGCCGAAACAGCCGCGGAAGCGCTCGCTGTCGAGCGCAACTACAGCATCATCCTCGACGAAAAGGAACTCGACGGCTGGCTGGAAAAACTCGCCAAAGCCGAGGTGTTCGCATTCGATACGGAAACCACCAGCCTCAACTACATGCAGGCAAAACTGGTGGGTGTGAGCTTTGCCGTGGAAGCGGGCGAGGCCGCCTATCTGCCCCTGGCCCACGACTACATGGGCGCACCGCAGCAGGTGGACTTCGATGCGGCGCTGGCAAAGCTGAAGCCGTTGCTCGAGGACGAAAACGTCCACAAGGTCGGCCAGAACCTGAAGTACGACAGCCACATTCTCGCCAACTACGATATCGAACTGCGCGGTATCGCGCGCGACACCATGCTGGAATCCTATGTGCTGAACAGCACCGCCAGCCGCCACGACATGGATAGCCTCGCGCAGAAATATCTCGGCGAATCCACGGTCAAGTTCGAGGATATTGCCGGCAAGGGCGCCAAACAGCTGACTTTCAACCAGATCGAGCTGGACAAGGCCGGGCCCTACGCCGCGGAAGACGCCGACATCACCCTGCGCCTGCACCAGGACCTGAGCGGGCGCCTGGCCAAGGAGCCGAGCCTGGAGAAAGTGCTCGACGAGATCGAGATGCCGCTGGTGCCGGTACTGGTACATATCGAACGCAACGGTGCCTATATCGATGCGGCGATGCTGAAAAAGCAGTCGGTCGAGCTGGAAGAAAAGATGCGCGAGCTGGAGCAGCAGGCATACGAGGAAGCTGGTGAGGAGTTCAATCTCGGCTCCACCAAACAGCTGGGCGCGATCCTGTTCGAAAAGCTCGAAATCCCGGTGATCAAGAAAACCCCCAAGGGCGCTCCCTCCACCGCGGAACCGGTGCTGCAGGAGTTGGCCCTGTCACACAAGCTGCCGGCGCTGATCATGCAGTATCGGGGCATGGCCAAGCTGAAGAACACCTATACCGACAAGCTGCCGCAGATGATCGACCCGGCCACCGGCCGTGTGCACACCTCGTATCACCAGGCGGTAGCGGCCACCGGCCGCCTGTCATCCAGTGATCCCAACCTGCAGAACATCCCGATTCGCACCGAAGAAGGCCGCCGCATTCGCCAGGCGTTTGTCGCCGACCCGCGCATCAACGGCGGCAGCGTGATCGTCGCGGCGGATTACTCCCAGATCGAGCTGCGCATCATGGCGCACCTGTCCGGGGACAAGGGGCTGCTGGATGCCTTCGCCGCGGGCGCCGACATTCACCGCGCTACTGCGGCGGAAGTGTTCGAGGTTTCGGCGGACGACGTGAGCGATGAACAGCGTCGCCGCGCCAAGGCGATCAACTTCGGCCTGATTTACGGCATGAGCGCCTTCGGCCTGGCCAAGCAGCTGGATATTCCGCGAGCGGATGCGCAGACCTATATCGATCGGTATTTTGAGCGCTACCCCGGTGTCCTCGAATATATGGAGAACACCCGCAAACAGGCCGCGGACAAGGGCTATGTGGAGACCCTGTTCGGCCGCCGCCTGTACCTGCCGGAAATCAATTCCCGCAACGGCATGCAGCGCCAGGCCGCGGAGCGCACCGCGATCAATGCGCCGATGCAGGGCAGCGCGGCGGATATTATCAAGCGCGCGATGATTGCGGTGGATGCATGGCTGCGCGACGAGGGGCTCAAGTCCCGCCTGATCATGCAGGTACACGATGAACTGGTGCTGGAAGTGCCGGCAGATGAGCGGGATCTGGTGGTAAAACGTATACCGGAGTTGATGCAGGCGGCCGCGGAACTGGATGTACCGCTGATCGCAGATCTCGGGGAAGGGGCCAACTGGGACGAGGCGCACTGA